The stretch of DNA TCTAAATGAATTGAAAGTTGTTGTGCATCTGTAGAGTTTCACACAACTTATAGATCGCCTTAAGTCTGAATAACCTAGTATTTAACTCAATCTAGTAGTCAATACGTTGACAAGATATACGTCATCCAAATTTAGGCTTATTTATGAGTACATCTGATATAGCAATCTCACAGAAAGTTAGGATGTACAGTGTACACTAATGTACGTTAACACCAAATGTAATCGCTCACCATTTTCAGTTGCAGCTCTATTCTggaaagaataaaaacatttgtaaCTAATATTTCTATGTAAAAATGTACTATATATAACAAccaaatagaatatattaaacTCAAagaaagacaaataaaataatttagataaaattaaatattgccaTTTAGTGTTATGACAACAATCCGAACAATATATTCCACTTGGTATATAATAAAGTATTGTAAAAAAACCTGTTGGATAGGATTGTAGGCTTTAGATATAGACGTAAGGTTGTAATCGTTCAACAAAAAATCAGTTTGTACAAAGTTTAATAAATTATAATCGATTTCTCCGAATATAGATATTTTTAGAAAAGCTATATTATTGCTTATAGCATGTTGAGAAAATTTTGTTCCTGCATGTACTCTAATGCGTGATTCACGTCTTTTATGCAATATTTCAACTAGTACTTTCAATTGGTGATTTAAGTTAAATTTTATCTTGAATCTAAACCAACATTGTATAgacaaaatattgataattgtTTCTATAACTTCctccatataaaaatatttccttGTACTAATACTTACTTGAACCATGAGAATCAGTGACGCAATCGATAGAAAGACGAAAACGGTGAATGCAAAAATCagttttttactttttacttcAGGGTATCCACAATAGGACCATGAATTTTCCAAGTGAATATCCGGTTCTAAACGATCAATATCTTCGCGGCCTGTAACGTAAGAGATATTCCATAATATTTGCAAGTAACCTTTCATATTGTACATTTAGACGGATGGATAAGAAGCAAAGTAGGAGCTGTTTTGGCCAAAAACAATCTTGCTGATTCGACATTTAATATTAACTTGAGTTCTGAGTAATTTTATGAGCGTGAGTTACTGGGGCAAAACTCTCGAAACTCGAATCTAAAATTTTATACAGGTACGACTAGCACCACTGTATAATAACAATCGCAGTAgtgaaagtttttgttatttcaaacgAATTCTATGATATGGATCAAATACAATGAGAAGTATTCTAATAGATTGAAGGGTGATCTCATTAGTTTGTTCTAGGCAAATTTTCAGTCGGGCATACTAACCCTACAATTCAGTTTACTTGGCATGTTACTATTGAGAAAATGTCTTTAACTGTAATCGTTTGATTGGGCACGTTTTCTTTaagtttttaaagaaaattattACCAGAAAAGTAAAAGTAAAagagtatttttgttttatctaaTTTAAACGATGTAGTGTTATCCGATTTGACTTCAGTGTTAATATGCCTGAGAGGGGGAGGTTAAACAGTGATTAGAAACGCTTCTCTAAATATAAttagccatatatatatatggattgaATATCATACTTCTACTTTCGTTTTCATAAACAGCATCAGAATCTCTACAATTTGTTGTCCATTTCATAGGTTCCTCGTAATATCCTTCTTCATTCATGATAATTAATTcaattctaatcaattttatcaactttatGGTATACCAACTATTTTTAATAAGCAAAATTATGCAGATAAAAAAAGAAGTAGAAAAAAAGTAAGCAATAGTAATAcacttcatttatttttattaaagtaatacctacataataaaaataaaagtttaaatgCAATATGACATAATTGCAATTGACGAATATCTCTaactaataaattattttttattgtcgtTTGGTATTAGACTGAATAATTGTAACCTAATCATCTTTTTCATTAACTTAATATTTCaggaatttgaaaatatctgaATTCAAATAGGCTATACAGTGCACGCCGTACCATCATATGAAAGAGGTTTTAATAAGATTTGAACGCTCACTGAACGCCAAGATCTTGCTCATTCAACATAATCAAGAAAGGTTTGAAGAAAAAATAAGCTTTCGAATACCTAGAATAATAGGTTGCACATCACAACAGCAGCTACAAAGAATGCGCATCAAGGCGCATACTTTCCCAAAAGGAATCTGCTTTGATGACTATCACAATGCCGCCAAATTAAAATTACAAGTTCCAATGTACGATTGACATTTCACCCCCATCCTGTTGCGTCACACATCACGCACGTATTGGTTTGAAACCACGAGAATAACCTTTGCAAATCTGGTAATTGAGTTGCAAGTACTTCCGAATGCGTGAGTTCAATTTCAACTCGGCCAATATTCACAACGTGACAAAGAGTGAGGAACACCAATAAATGTCCCAAAATATGTATCTAgatatgaaatttcaaattgtaaGGCTTGCTCTGTCAGATATTTATAATCGGAATATTGTGAACAAATATTATAATAACATTACAAAACTTAGTCGATGAACTCGGCAACTCAGTTTGGCGAACAAATTAACATTACCCTCTTAGAAAACCAAATATTTCTGATTAACACGGGAGAAATTTTGACATAGTGATGAAGTTAATGCTATTTGCTTGCTCACgtaatttaatttgtaatttacAACAACCAAGCAgaagaataacaaaaaataaaggcCATTTCGAAGACAGCTAATAACATAAAAGACAGTTCTTGGTGCGAATGTAGCATGTATACGTTTCTTTTCGCGTCGTTGCTTTTACAAATCCTCGGGTCATGTGGCGCTAGTAAGCCGCTCCAACAGAATGGAttgattgtaataaatgttGACTAGAAAGGATTTATCGGAAAACAGTATCATTCCCCACAGTCTGTAACAATCACGTCGATATCTAGGGTGTAATAGTTAGTTCTGTGGTACGTCACACAAGTCCAAACATTACAAGTATATATTGTGTAAACTTCATAAATCATGTATATTTGCGAACTTGAAAAGACACAAGCAGGAAATTTGTCACCCCAATAAGGTTTCCTTTTGGTAAAATTGTTTCTTGTTGACCTTCACTTGGGAGAAAACTTACTTAactaaatattcaatttgattcCTATGAGTGAGTCATATACAATAGAGTCAACAAGGAGTCTTAAACATTTTCTTATATATACGAATTATTGCTATAAAACGAGTTTTGGTCAGTTTGTGCAACGCCAATAATGAATACCACGGTATAAGCACACCAAATATCTCATAAATTGAGCTTTGAAATTTCCCACGATAGGGTCGTCGATATTGGCGTATAGATATATGAAACGGAGGAATCAGGTAAAGTAACATAATGATAGCCTATACAAAAAGCGATGTTCAACTAAACGGTATTGAATACCAATCAAAGATGATTAAAAGTTAACTTGTGGCATGTATGTCTACTTCTCAATAGCGTCATGGCAGATAAAAATGTACTTTAGATGTGTTGGACAAATATAGATTGACTAGGCGCAAGAATAAGTTACATAGATACAAGCAGTATTGGCAACCATTCGATTACAGATtcaaacaaaatatagaaatataaatattgttgAGTGTACGCCCATCATCCATAtccataaaacaatcaaaatgttATTTGAACAACCATAGAATCGAAATTCTAGTCAAAACCACGCACTTGAATTTTAACAGGATTGTTGCAATCGAAACCATCAGCTACGCCATATTTTGTTTCTAAGCACGTATAACCTTGGCAACGAAATGTAGGATTTAAGAGTCTTACAAGAAGATTCTCTTATTGTTAATTTATGTCTCGTGAATTTGCTTTGATCAAAATACTTGAAGCCATTTAAGAACTTTTATATCAGTAACCCGTCGCTTTTCTTTTCTAATAACCATTTAACTGAGTTTGAATTTTAATACGATCGTCCAAAGGCACAAATGAAAGTTgtaaagtttcaataaaatatttaattgcgCGTCGTCTctattgtttgaattttttcatcggaatcaatattttatttgccCTTTTCACAATTTTAAAGGTCATGAGAAAATTTAGTTCCAATTCATTAACTTGAAACATATAGGATGTTTATGTACCATATCCGTTGTAGCTCTTATTTTACTTTGTTTTCGTGTGTTTCGGTGTTAAATAAATgagcaaaaataaatatgatcCGGGTGgaagtatgtatatatatatatgtgtgtaaaAGTACAGAAAGGAGGGGtattatcgtttttttttcttatttgtaGATTTCAGCCTAACCGTACAACTGAGTGTTACCATGTTGGATTGTTTCCGATCGCTAAAGGAATATACCGTTATAGTTAAAAACCGAACATAATCACCGAGCGGTCAAAATTTCCGGGCATCTACGAGGTGATCTTCACAGGTCGTGTCTCCTTTTCATTCTTTTGAATGCTCACCAAGATTTTTCATTTCCGGGGTTATTACTAACAAATACAAGTTGAATGTTACTAATTTTGtctattatattttttggaaaGACAAATAATCAAGAAATACAcatatatttgattttcaaacaTTCTTCGTTAAACTGAAGGTCTCCATGGTTGCAggtaataaaattcaaatttcaaatagtTGACGCCTCTACACATACATTTATGTACCATGAAGTTTTAGGTTTATGAAGGTTTATTATATTGTTTCTTCAAACGTGTGATTCATGAAAATACTATATAACTTTATGATTGTCTTCTCGAAATTGTAAGTTGATATTGGACAGCtttaattttggttttgttgATTCAAAAGATATTAAAAACCGTAAAAGACAATGGAAAAAGCGCTCGAATTAAAATTTATGGTTTCAATATTAAGATTACTCAATGTGTGTAGGCTACATTACAAGACAGCAAGAAACGGTTGCTAAGATAAGACTGTAGGAGATATCTTACGCATTGAAAATTATATGACATCCGTTCGGGGCTTTGAGCAAAAATtaacatatattttcataaatgtTGAACgtggcgaataagtcgcttttctagacccaaatttgtGACCTGATTTTGGGGGAGTCGTCTTATTAGCTGAGTATGATAATTTTCGTTTTTTGGGTGTCGCCCTATTATTTAATTCGGACCATAAAATACCCAAGGCGATAGCATCCCCCACGTCCTCATCAGGTTAGTTTTAATAATCCGGCATTCTCGCGCTGGgaatctggaatttcaatgctgtgattatcatataTACACTTTacatgtatatttatatttatttataaaaaataaatataatcaggTAGTTTATCTCAAAttattatgtccgcagattgtcGTGTTATTTTGAATCGGTAATGTTCTTATATGGtggacgcaatcgcgagttacgttgaacacaattagatttgaaagacagtttgaatttcCTTAGTTGTTATGAATTTAATATTACTCTcaagaaaaagtcattataggctatttcaACCAATGCACAAACGCGGCGACAGCTCAAAAGCCTTTGCATGGTCATTTGAGATTCCCATGTTGATGCGATATTACTTCCCGTCTTATTGGCCGGTTATaagcaaaaacccattttttcaggttaaaaaacgggcctcgtcttattcacctggtagacttattcgcctgAAAATACGGTATGTATAATTCttataattgaattaataaGTTACCAATTGTACTTGAGATAAATTCAAAACCACCGAACACGTCACTCCATTTGTTTGCCAACCCCATGGCAAGTACATAcatgttatttattttaaatttggggTTCGCCCTCTCAGACAGATAGATATACATGAAAGCAAACTAGACAAGAACAAACTTGTTGTTGGCTACATAAAAAGATGCAGAATGAGTATAAAGTTTCATGtaacacaaaaatatattttaatggaGTTTAAGAATTAAAAATGGGCGAGATGACATAGTACGACATGCTCTCaaagtttcaaatttaaaaaaataaatgtagcACAAAAATTAAAGATCCTTTTACTaaatttcatgaaataaagTTACCGAAAGATGCCAGAAACTTTTACGTTTAAGAAGTTTATTTAAAAAGGGAGACGAGAAAAAATacctatattatatatactttcaGTTGATCAAAACATATCTTATTGTAAGAATAGAGTTTAGGTTCACATTATAGttctttgaaaataaatttccttTTTCGTGAAAATATATCAAGAAAAGATGTCGACAAAAACTTGCATCGTGGTAAGttaaatttatatgtatatatttacatttcagaGCACATTACTAGCTCTGTTATTAAGAAGTCAAGTTGTGTGTGACAATGGAAAAAAGTgataaaattagaataaaatggAGAATATTTACTATTAAGCTAAAGTtgaaatctaaatatataatcAGTATGAAATAccgatttcaaacaaaaatatgagGGGGGAAAAATCCCTTCATTTGTgaagtaaaaattttttttttaaagttcaagtttttatttattcaacggATATTACTATTTgataaagtttcaaaataaaaattttgctcCTACAAGGAAAGTCTATTATTTTCGGAATcaagttatttatttttacaattcaTTAGAATTTATATCTtcattcataaaataatatatcgAATACAAGTGTTaagttttaaaaatacattcaGCATCCGATCAATGATATTCGGGCAGACGATACAAAAATGATTGTCTTGTAgatatttttatagaaatttGTTCGAGGCATGACACCAAGTCTTCGATTAAAACTGTGAGAGGTACCGATTAATTGTAATAAGAATGAAATTCGAAAGTATAGAAACAAAACTTTTGACTATCGCCTCGCAAACAGGCAAACGCGTCCCAATCAGCAGAAAATTTAGGTAGTGgtggacttttttttttttaactcagCATGAAATAGTGTAATAAACGCGAAGAATGCTTAGAGAAACTATAGGATAGAAAAGTATCAAATTCTTTCGGGAGGGTGTCCCAGCTCTAACTATTGAAGATTTCAAAAGATTGGTCCAGTGAAAAGGGGTAATTGTGATTTTCCCAATAATCACAacacaaatcacaatatttcaAAACGACCCACGGCTCCACACAATTACGACAATTTAGGGCGTACCCATATGATATTACGTGAGTCATACATTCAAGAAGAAATGCGTCatcgattcaaatattttgtgatCATAAATTAATTGAAACGTGCCAACGCACAcgaaattgatttttttattggtTGATCATGTTGTTGAATTTTGAGCATGAGTCACACCCTAGCAACGACATTTAAAGTGTGGTGGGTAGGAAGAATAACACATATATGGCGGCATATAAAGATATGTGAATCTTAAATTATGTGGAATAAGGTAGCCAGTAAACTTCTTGTTTTCGAAATATTATTGAGATTGTATTACTggataaattataataataataactagaaaCATAAAATCGAATACAGTTTCAAAGAAGGTTTCACATCTGTACTCAAACAAGGATCTAAACAACCTTTCCCTTCTATAGAGAGTCAATATCTTTAGAAGCAATGTGACTTATTTGGTATGGCATAGCCTACTAAGTAGGCCCTACTTTACATTTTAGTCGAGGTACAGAACTCGTCAGATTCGAAGCGAGATTTCCTATCTGAAAAAACTCATCCTAACGTTTGAAAAATTAGTTGACCGAGGTCAACAGAATAATTTGTTGTTTAAACGAACTATGGGCAAATTAGAACATATTTAGTATCCATGTTATATGATATAAAAAACATTCCTTTTCTTTTTCAGTTCGTATGCCTTGTCGTAATGATAACGTGGGTTGACGTGGCACAGGGACAAAACGGTAAGCTTCGTATTGTAATACTTCCTTGAAGGCTTTTTATCCAATTCTAAGGATGTAAAACTGTGTTAATGTACACTTTCAATCGACCACGACTCTTGAACCGCAGCACTGCTGGCCTTGGGAGGTACAATTTGTCAATTTTATAGGTGTTAATATGTTAAATTCTCCACAGTCTGAGTCTACAGAGGACTATATATTTAGatagaaattaaatttattgcGGAAAAAGAACACTCTACCAGACATCTCACACACTTAGGAGAAAatcaattctctcgcacatactCAATCTTTTGTGATGGAGAGGTCCAAAACTTTCAGCATGATTAACCAATACGCCgccaataaaatatattcacatCATCATCTAATGTGTATTTTTACAATTCATTCCAGGCACCTCATCTACCACAGTCGAGGTAACTGAGCCAGCAGGTAATATTTCAATACAAGATATGCGTATGTACAAATTGTTGCCTGGAATAGACGAGCTGTTTTttagaaatataatattatgcTTTTTGATCTGTCAATTACGACTTTATTACGCTTCTATTTATCCGGACGTGCATTATAGTTTTGATAGTATTCGATTGTTATAACTGTTGATTTTGAGTCGGATTTGTGAGCAGGTCATTTGCAAGTGATAATTTAGGTCATCATATCAGAAATCAATTACTTAATATAACTATATGTATAGATTATCATgtcattcattttttattttccattcaGCGGTCCCTTCTAGCACAACGACATCTACTCAAGGTAAACAGAAAGCTATAAAATAGTTGTATTATAATAAAGATATATTATATAACAGACATAGTACGATTCAAATCAGATATCTAGTTTTTATGGCGTAGAAACTAGACAGAGGTCGCTATAAAATCGTGATACAACCTTTCCTGTTGGGTGTTCATTCCAAGCGCTTTTTAATTCAGTATATTCAAgatgattaaaatattttcaaatatccaATTGTCATATTTTCCAATATAGGATAAGCTTGAGTTTTCTTTTTATTGTAGGCCCAGGGCAGACACAAGGCGGTCAGCAAACAAATGCACCAGGTAAaaccattttttataaatacaatTGTGTGTGTCTCCTATAAAAGaaaatgcaattttattttttctgattttgaagGCACTAAGCCAGTGAATACTTGGATTGTTGGAGTAAACACGTTAGTTACAGACGGTTGTTTTAGATGTATTTATCTGTTGTCAAATAAAAGGTCCGAGTTGCTACAAGTACAGCATATTAGGCGGAGAGCCAATACATTAAAGTGGTATGCACAGAAAagtcaataaattttatgaaacgTGGGTAtgatagaaaaatatatttcaaaccaCTGCTCAGCATTAACATTTTATATACTATAATATTAGACACTACAAAAACGACCAGTACTGAGAATAACAACCCAACAGTGCCTGGCGGAAGTAATACCAACCCAACAGTGCCTGGCGAAGGTAAGAAACATAAttagatttcataaaaaaaaatacttttcgaTTTTCAACTTTTGGGAGTGTCGTTTTCACAAATTAAGCCAAGTATGTGCAGGTATTTGTGTTTGAATTTCGTCGAATAAGCTGTATAATAATccatatataataataatacaatatatatatataaaaaactcGAATCCATGATTAAACTAGggaatattttaattcatggAACAGTTTTCGTAGGATTAACACAAACGAACAATATTCCTTATTAACGAACGCTTTAAAAATTCATATACTTATTTATCAGCATCTTTCTAAATCTTTCCTGTTTTAAAACgctcagttttaatatttattaaatcagTATACATAAtatcgaatattcaaattccCGTCTATCCATTGTAATGACGTCtcgacattttttttattgcaatcgccatggcgaccaaacAAGATTCTTTCAATTTGGATTTACTGCATATTTTaataccatatttttttcattattttaataggTGAAAATAATTCAACCTTGGGTGAGTAGGAGAACACTGCCGCATTTTAAATgaaagaaattatttttatcattaaattTCGAGTTAGGAGTTGCTAGAAAAGACGTATTGATAACTATATTATAAGCGTAGCCAGGTGGTGGGACCCGAGGAGC from Styela clava chromosome 14, kaStyClav1.hap1.2, whole genome shotgun sequence encodes:
- the LOC120341290 gene encoding uncharacterized protein LOC120341290 isoform X2; amino-acid sequence: MWNKFVCLVVMITWVDVAQGQNGTSSTTVEVTEPAAVPSSTTTSTQGPGQTQGGQQTNAPDTTKTTSTENNNPTVPGGSNTNPTVPGEGENNSTLGGNNTISTTVLTTTSGSKCFENSTFQIALLCFLQAIFLKAF
- the LOC120341290 gene encoding uncharacterized protein LOC120341290 isoform X1, coding for MSTKTCIVFVCLVVMITWVDVAQGQNGTSSTTVEVTEPAAVPSSTTTSTQGPGQTQGGQQTNAPDTTKTTSTENNNPTVPGGSNTNPTVPGEGENNSTLGGNNTISTTVLTTTSGSKCFENSTFQIALLCFLQAIFLKAF